A section of the Humulus lupulus chromosome 2, drHumLupu1.1, whole genome shotgun sequence genome encodes:
- the LOC133817729 gene encoding small ribosomal subunit protein cS23-like isoform X1, with protein MPAMAVQFQANLNATFKPWPPQTHFHNYKSIPTSTSAKPRTLFPSLNLRELKLGYSSRKFELRASAVAADPAVFEEAPVDESAKTEIPPEAEKLGVIVKPLEKPRLVLKFIWMEKNIGIALDQTIPGHGTIPLSPYYFWPRKDAWEELKVLLESKPWISQKQMIILLNQATDIINLWQQSGGNLS; from the exons ATGCCAGCCATGGCGGTCCAGTTCCAGGCAAACTTAAATGCAACTTTCAAGCCCTGGCCTCCCCAAACCCACTTTCATAACTATAAGTCCATTCCAACCTCTACCTCTGCCAAGCCCAGAACCCTCTTCCCCAGCTTAAACCTTCGCGAGTTGAAGCTCGGTTACTCGTCCCGAAAGTTCGAGCTAAGAGCCTCGGCTGTGGCTGCTGATCCTGCGGTATTTGAAGAGGCCCCTGTTGATGAATCCGCCAAAACTGAAATTCCTCCGGAGGCAGAG AAGCTTGGAGTGATAGTGAAGCCACTAGAGAAACCAAGGCTTGTATTGAAGTTCATTTGGATGGAGAAAAATATTGGAATTGCGCTTGATCAAACGATACCTGGACATGGCACCATCCCTCTTAGTCCTTACTACTTTTGGCCCAGAAAAGATGCTTGGGAGGAGCTCAAGGTTCTACTAGAGAGTAAGCCTTGGATATCTCAAAAGCAGATGATCATTCTTCTCAATCAGGCTACTGATATCATCAACTTGTGGCAGCAGAGTGGGGGCAATCTGTCTTAG
- the LOC133817727 gene encoding vacuolar protein sorting-associated protein IST1-like, producing MGRKLDALLGRNFKVSKFKTITKLAISRISILSNQHQTRLSHARSDVKELLQLNHQERALLRIERVTMEQNMLDALSMVELYCHLLLDRIKLMGKRKGEPCPEELKEAVSSLIYAASRCGEFPELHKIREALTSKYGKDFAARAVELRNNCEVNPKMVQKFSTRKPSFETRMKVLKEIASECGVTLDLEDDSVNDHKREKLNMKEQEQEQELTKASANLDDTTQKLHDTVLSEETKQAVHFSESMKTRRKYRDVADAAQEAFQSAAYAANAARAAVELSMSLSIDKGFEDRHGSDNQGGNASDFGISSTTKADMTNTYAASGESEDLDNRQSSEKIEIVETVEELGSESESESEPESESEGEDNSNLGDVAGKEKKPIERKPSSSYSDTDKRERGTCLDQHDLDSFSVPKSPMNKHYRTFNATTDDHLSHEDSIKPSSKSTP from the exons ATGGGTCGGAAATTGGATGCACTTCTGGGGAGAAACTTCAAGGTGTCAAAATTCAAAACCATTACAAAACTAGCTATTTCAAGGATTTCCATACTCTCGAACCAACACCAAACTAGGTTGTCACATGCTCGTTCTGATGTTAAGGAGCTACTTCAGCTTAATCACCAAGAACGAGCTCTCCTTCGT ATTGAGCGTGTAACAATGGAGCAGAACATGTTGGACGCGCTTTCCATGGTAGAACTTTACTGCCATCTCCTCCTCGACAGAATCAAGCTCATGGGGAAAAGGAA AGGAGAGCCATGTCCTGAAGAGCTTAAGGAGGCAGTATCAAGCTTGATCTATGCAGCTTCAAGATGCGGTGAATTCCCAGAGCTTCACAAGATCCGTGAAGCTTTGACCTCCAAATATGGCAAGGACTTTGCTGCTCGTGCAGTTGAACTACGCAACAACTGTGAAGTGAATCCCAAG ATGGTACAAAAGTTTTCAACTAGGAAGCCAAGTTTCGAAACCAGAATGAAAGTTTTGAAGGAGATTGCTTCTGAATGCGGTGTAACTCTTGATTTAGAAGACGATTCTGTGAATGATCATAAG CGGGAGAAGCTGAATATgaaggagcaggagcaggagcaggagcttACTAAAGCTTCTGCTAACTTGGATGACACTACCCAGAAATTACATGATACTGTTTTGAGTGAAGAGACCAAGCAAGCAGTGCACTTCTCTGAATCAATGAAAACTAGAAGAAAGTACAGAGACGTGGCAGATGCTGCCCAAGAAGCATTTCAATCAGCAGCTTATGCAGCCAACGCTGCAAGAGCTGCTGTTGAACTCTCCATGTCCTTATCAATAGATAAGGGTTTTGAGGATCGTCACGGTTCAGATAATCAAGGTGGGAATGCGTCAGATTTCGGTATTTCTTCTACAACCAAAGCTGATATGACCAACACTTATGCAGCCTCAGGAGAGTCTGAAGATTTAGATAACAGACAGAGTTCTGAAAAGATTGAAATTGTTGAAACCGTCGAGGAACTGGGCTCAGAATCAGAATCAGAATCTGAACCAGAATCAGAATCAGAAGGTGAAGACAATAGTAATCTGGGAGATGTAGCAGGGAAGGAAAAGAAACCAATAGAAAGAAAACCATCCTCTTCATATTCAGATACTGACAAAAGAGAGAGAGGAACGTGTCTCGACCAGCATGATTTGGATTCCTTTAGCGTACCCAAATCTCCAATGAACAAGCATTACAGAACGTTTAATGCAACTACAGATGACCATTTATCACACGAGGACAGTATTAAGCCTTCATCCAAATCTACACCGTGA
- the LOC133817729 gene encoding small ribosomal subunit protein cS23-like isoform X2, with translation MPAMAVQFQANLNATFKPWPPQTHFHNYKSIPTSTSAKPRTLFPSLNLRELKLGYSSRKFELRASAVAADPAVFEEAPVDESAKTEIPPEAELGVIVKPLEKPRLVLKFIWMEKNIGIALDQTIPGHGTIPLSPYYFWPRKDAWEELKVLLESKPWISQKQMIILLNQATDIINLWQQSGGNLS, from the exons ATGCCAGCCATGGCGGTCCAGTTCCAGGCAAACTTAAATGCAACTTTCAAGCCCTGGCCTCCCCAAACCCACTTTCATAACTATAAGTCCATTCCAACCTCTACCTCTGCCAAGCCCAGAACCCTCTTCCCCAGCTTAAACCTTCGCGAGTTGAAGCTCGGTTACTCGTCCCGAAAGTTCGAGCTAAGAGCCTCGGCTGTGGCTGCTGATCCTGCGGTATTTGAAGAGGCCCCTGTTGATGAATCCGCCAAAACTGAAATTCCTCCGGAGGCAGAG CTTGGAGTGATAGTGAAGCCACTAGAGAAACCAAGGCTTGTATTGAAGTTCATTTGGATGGAGAAAAATATTGGAATTGCGCTTGATCAAACGATACCTGGACATGGCACCATCCCTCTTAGTCCTTACTACTTTTGGCCCAGAAAAGATGCTTGGGAGGAGCTCAAGGTTCTACTAGAGAGTAAGCCTTGGATATCTCAAAAGCAGATGATCATTCTTCTCAATCAGGCTACTGATATCATCAACTTGTGGCAGCAGAGTGGGGGCAATCTGTCTTAG
- the LOC133817728 gene encoding uncharacterized protein LOC133817728, with protein MGKTMDALLGKNFKTSKFKNLVELVSSRIAVLEKQHRFKCMQAQSDVVSLLRLGHQESAFLRVELVITEQDMMDAYSMIENFCHLLVERVVLIENNREVPHDLKEAISSLIFAASKCGEAQELEKISRMFIKRFGKEFAQNAVNLCNYCGVCPKIVSKLSTERPRLETKLIMLKEIAFANGIDLHIEGEETMVITEGMNLDRNEKELEPRESANDGNEQNQGEINSEKAKLIKKYRDFKASDIHEVRHGNDHLSINEKTQGENIPEDVMLMKKSRDPKVAGDDCLSIKEQKQGDRVHDQQDLQRSNYTDFKAAAQAAYKLASHAAVTARAAVELAQPSDKGPDDRPRKSIERKILTQSHECSKSDHSVQGNEVSEKKSHNNELETQKNHVKVISSSSSEREKIETNSRGHLKGD; from the exons ATGGGTAAAACAATGGATGCTCTGTTGGGAAAGAACTTCAAAACCTCGAAATTCAAAAACTTGGTGGAGCTTGTTTCGTCAAGAATTGCTGTTTTGGAGAAGCAACACCGTTTCAAGTGCATGCAAGCACAGTCTGACGTTGTTTCTCTCCTTAGACTTGGTCACCAAGAAAGCGCTTTTCTTCGG GTGGAGCTTGTGATCACAGAGCAAGACATGATGGATGCATATTCCATGATTGAAAATTTCTGCCACCTTCTGGTGGAAAGAGTGGTGTTGATTGAGAATAACAG AGAGGTTCCTCATGATCTAAAGGAAGCCATATCGAGCTTGATATTTGCAGCCTCAAAATGTGGAGAGGCTCAAGAGTTGGAAAAGATCAGTAGAATGTTCATCAAAAGATTTGGTAAGGAGTTTGCCCAAAATGCTGTTAATCTGTGCAATTACTGTGGAGTTTGTCCAAAG ATTGTAAGCAAACTTTCAACTGAAAGACCGAGATTGGAGACCAAACTGATAATGTTAAAGGAAATTGCTTTTGCAAATGGAATTGATCTGCACATTGAGGGAGAAGAAACTATGGTCATTACTGAA GGGATGAATTTAGACAGAAACGAGAAGGAACTTGAACCCCGTGAATCTGCTAACGATGGTAATGAGCAAAACCAAGGTGAAATTAACTCTGAAAAAGCTAAGCTTATAAAGAAATACAGAGATTTCAAGGCTTCTGACATCCATGAAGTACGACATGGGAATGATCATTTGTCTATTAATGAGAAAACACAAGGTGAAAACATCCCTGAAGATGTTATGCTCATGAAGAAATCCAGAGATCCCAAGGTTGCTGGCGATGATTGTTTGTCCATTAAAGAGCAAAAACAAGGTGACAGAGTTCATGATCAACAAGATCTGCAAAGGAGTAATTACACAGATTTCAAGGCTGCAGCTCAAGCGGCTTATAAGCTGGCTTCTCATGCAGCAGTAACTGCTAGAGCAGCTGTTGAACTGGCTCAGCCTTCCGACAAAGGTCCTGATGATCGTCCCAGAAAATCTATTGAAAGGAAAATCTTAACACAGTCTCATGAGTGTTCAAAGTCAGACCATTCAGTTCAAGGGAATGAGGTTTCAGAGAAGAAGTCCCATAACAATGAGTTAGAAACACAGAAAAACCATGTTAAAGTCATCTCTAGCTCCAGTTCAGAACGTGAAAAAATTGAAACAAATAGTAGAGGCCATCTTAAGGGAGACTGA